DNA sequence from the Bradyrhizobium sp. CIAT3101 genome:
TGACCATCGCGCCGTGCAAATCGAGATAGACGGCGTCGAGCGGGCCGGCGGCTGCGATGCCGTCCACCATGACCTTCACGATGCGCTCGAACGCGTCCTTGGTGACGTGCGCGGACGGGCTCGCGCCGCAGGCAATCGTCGGAACGAGTTCCCAGCCGTTGGCCTCGGCGCTGTCGACGAAACCGGCGAGCCCGACATTGATGCGCCGCATCACCTTCAGCACGTCGGGACCTGTGGTCATCGCCGGCCAGCCGCCGCCATGTTGGAAGTCCGCGAACGTTGCCTTCGTCGGGGCGAAGGTGTTGGTCTCGTGCAGGAAGCCGCCGACGGCGATGCGTGTCATCAATGCAAGTCCAGCGTTAAAAGTTGCGCGAAATTAGCCATGGCGCTGCGGCGAGGGCAAGGTGGGAAGCAGTCGCGCCACGCATGGCCTCAGGCTGTTTTGGGAATGCTGCGGATGCGGTGGAGCGCAGCAGCCTGCAACACCCTCGGTGTCGTCCTGGCGAAAGCCAGGACCCATACCGCGAGGTCCATCCGCTGCGCACGGTGTGAGTCCCGGACGACGAGTCTTCGCCAAACGTCTCCCTGGGGTAATGGGTCCTGGCTTTCGCCAGGACGACATCAAGCCGTGGCCCCCACACCCTCCGACACCGGTCGGAAATTCGCAAAGTCCCAGTTGCGTCCTGGTGCCGCATCCAGAAGGGCCTTGGTATAGGCCTCCTGCGGATGCGTCAGCACCTCGGCGGCCGGGCCCTGTTCGACGACGCGGCCGTGCTGCATCACCACGACCTCGTCGCAGATTTGGGCTGCGACGCGCAGATCATGGGTGATGAACAGGATGGCGATGCCGAGCCGCTTCTGGATCTCGTCGAGCAGTTCCAGCACCTGCGCCTGCACGGAGACGTCGAGCGCGGAGACCGCTTCGTCCGCGACCAGCACGTCAGGATCGAGCGCGAGCGCGCGGGCAATGGCGATGCGCTGGCGCTGGCCTCCGGAGAATTGGTGCGGATAGCGCGACACCGCATCGGCCGGCAGGCCGACGAGTTCGAGCAGCTCGCGCGCGCGCTTCATCGCAGCGGCATGCGAGGTGCCGTAGTTGATCGGGCCTTCCGCGATGCTCTCGCCGACGGTGATGCGCGGGTTGAGCGAACGGTAGGGATCCTGGAACACGATCTGGATCTTCTGCCGGTGCGGCTGCAGCAGGCGTCGCGAGATGTCGGAGATCTCGCGGCCGGCCAGCCGTACGCCGCCGGAGGTCGGATCGATCAGGCGGACGATGCAGCGCGCCACGGTCGACTTGCCCGAGCCGCTTTCACCGACGATGCCGAGCGTGCGGCCCTTGCGCAGCGTCAGCGTCACCTTGTCGGCGGCGACGACCTCGCGGCCTTTCCCGAAGAACGCGCGCTCCTTGTAGATCTTGCTGAGATCGTTGGCCTCGAGCACCACCGGTTCCTTGCT
Encoded proteins:
- a CDS encoding ABC transporter ATP-binding protein, whose amino-acid sequence is MTKDIVLDINNLVVSVGKKPGGAKIIDGISIQVHQGETLCLVGESGSGKSVTSLTTMGLLPKGTLVPTSGSVKLVGEEILTATDRRLRQLRATKMAMIFQEPMTALNPVVPVGRQIDEVLRAHTKLDAKARKKRILDMMEQVHLPQVERIFASYPHRLSGGQRQRIMIAMALVLEPKLLIADEPTTALDVTTQKQILSLIRELQRDHGTAVLFITHDMGVVAEIADRVAVMRQGRLVETGPLETVLRNPTMEYTRNLLASVPSLVPRPPREESKEPVVLEANDLSKIYKERAFFGKGREVVAADKVTLTLRKGRTLGIVGESGSGKSTVARCIVRLIDPTSGGVRLAGREISDISRRLLQPHRQKIQIVFQDPYRSLNPRITVGESIAEGPINYGTSHAAAMKRARELLELVGLPADAVSRYPHQFSGGQRQRIAIARALALDPDVLVADEAVSALDVSVQAQVLELLDEIQKRLGIAILFITHDLRVAAQICDEVVVMQHGRVVEQGPAAEVLTHPQEAYTKALLDAAPGRNWDFANFRPVSEGVGATA